In one Bacillota bacterium genomic region, the following are encoded:
- a CDS encoding glucose-6-phosphate isomerase family protein: MNLEATSGLPVSIEEGLLAFKEGLAGVRASRRRHRDMASVLLDPPGGPGTVYLVYRGIAQPWNRVLFCWAGLRYDMTLVHPLLLGREYAKTVGHYHSAPPGSRLTYPEVYQVLSGRACFLLQRQGPRRQDTADVRVLLLEGVAGDIVVVPPGYGHVTINPSEEEPLLVANLVASEAVSLYEPMVRHKGAAFYVTPAGLRENPNYESVPAPAWVYPPDPHQVGLKKGVPLYTQFIMNPVAFDFLSQPERQEASLAGYAEALQSPENLVPQLAWPLLCPGSVVDVPGLLSSGSEPAGSCRA; this comes from the coding sequence ATGAACCTAGAGGCTACATCGGGGCTCCCCGTCAGCATAGAGGAGGGGCTGCTCGCATTCAAGGAAGGCCTGGCCGGGGTCCGGGCTTCAAGGAGACGGCATCGAGACATGGCCTCCGTCCTCCTGGATCCCCCTGGCGGCCCCGGCACTGTCTACCTGGTCTACAGGGGCATTGCCCAGCCCTGGAACAGGGTCCTTTTCTGCTGGGCAGGTCTGAGGTACGATATGACGCTGGTACACCCCCTTCTCCTCGGCAGGGAGTACGCCAAGACGGTGGGCCACTATCACTCTGCGCCGCCAGGTTCCCGGCTTACCTACCCTGAGGTCTACCAGGTTCTTTCGGGAAGGGCCTGCTTTCTCTTGCAGAGGCAGGGACCAAGGCGCCAGGACACCGCCGATGTGCGGGTGCTTCTGCTGGAGGGAGTAGCCGGTGACATCGTTGTGGTCCCGCCAGGTTACGGGCATGTGACCATTAACCCGTCAGAGGAGGAACCGCTTCTTGTGGCTAATCTTGTGGCCAGCGAGGCCGTGAGCCTGTACGAACCCATGGTTAGGCACAAGGGCGCTGCCTTCTACGTGACCCCGGCCGGTCTTCGGGAGAACCCGAACTACGAGAGTGTGCCAGCGCCGGCCTGGGTTTATCCGCCGGACCCACACCAGGTAGGATTGAAGAAGGGCGTCCCCCTTTATACCCAGTTCATAATGAACCCAGTGGCATTTGACTTCCTTTCCCAGCCGGAACGCCAGGAGGCGTCCCTGGCCGGATACGCGGAGGCGCTCCAGTCTCCCGAAAACCTCGTGCCTCAACTCGCATGGCCTCTTCTGTGCCCCGGGTCTGTAGTGGATGTGCCAGGTTTGCTGTCTTCGGGTTCTGAGCCAGCAGGGTCCTGCAGGGCATAA